A region of Alteromonadaceae bacterium 2753L.S.0a.02 DNA encodes the following proteins:
- a CDS encoding hemerythrin-like metal-binding protein yields the protein MSALIEKSASEYVLGYEAMDQTHFEFIDLINQLGSARGEEFQVLFAQLVAHTEQHFETENSWMEQSAFPAKAEHLGEHMRVLNDLRQFHTRVQRGSLSLAKAFISQQIPEWFKLHAATMDAALATHLKEKNL from the coding sequence ATGTCAGCATTGATAGAAAAGAGCGCGTCGGAATATGTGCTTGGTTACGAAGCAATGGACCAAACACATTTCGAGTTTATCGATTTAATTAATCAACTGGGAAGCGCCCGCGGTGAGGAATTCCAGGTGTTATTTGCACAGCTTGTCGCGCACACCGAACAGCATTTCGAAACCGAAAACAGTTGGATGGAACAGAGCGCTTTTCCGGCAAAGGCAGAACATTTGGGGGAACACATGCGGGTACTTAATGACCTGCGACAATTCCATACTCGCGTGCAGCGTGGCTCCCTGAGCCTTGCGAAAGCGTTTATATCACAACAAATTCCAGAGTGGTTTAAGCTGCATGCAGCCACGATGGACGCGGCACTGGCCACGCATCTAAAGGAAAAAAATTTATGA
- a CDS encoding rhodanese-related sulfurtransferase: MSYYAEITVQEAADKIINHQDALILDARDPYSYKESHIDGAMQAHGGLVEHLIGSQDFERPVLVYCYQGNSSKDLAEVFGRAGFKHTYSMKGGYTAWKKRDTLFSTTAYSDSTNSWLQTEGFDKQALNCTAPDMATPLIVACREGKSEIAKELLNAGADLEMADTNGNTAVWAACYSECLPCLTALVAANANLDHQNGDGVTALMYAASAGKFDAVKFLVDNGANTQLKSNDDFSALDLASTEAILRFLKPLN, translated from the coding sequence ATGAGCTACTACGCAGAAATCACTGTTCAAGAAGCGGCAGATAAAATTATTAATCACCAGGATGCGCTGATTTTGGATGCCCGCGACCCATACTCCTACAAAGAAAGTCACATTGATGGAGCAATGCAGGCGCATGGTGGTTTGGTTGAACATCTGATCGGCTCACAGGATTTTGAGCGGCCTGTTTTGGTGTATTGTTACCAAGGCAACAGCAGTAAAGATCTTGCAGAAGTGTTCGGACGGGCGGGGTTTAAACATACCTACAGCATGAAGGGGGGCTACACAGCTTGGAAAAAACGCGACACGCTTTTTTCGACCACAGCCTACAGTGACAGCACTAACAGTTGGTTGCAAACTGAAGGCTTTGATAAACAAGCTCTGAACTGCACTGCACCGGATATGGCCACGCCGCTCATTGTTGCCTGCCGGGAGGGTAAAAGCGAGATAGCCAAAGAGCTCTTAAATGCTGGTGCTGACCTCGAAATGGCCGATACTAACGGTAATACCGCTGTGTGGGCGGCCTGTTATTCCGAGTGCCTACCCTGCTTAACGGCTCTGGTTGCCGCGAATGCCAATCTGGATCACCAAAATGGCGATGGCGTTACGGCACTCATGTATGCGGCGTCCGCCGGCAAGTTCGATGCCGTAAAGTTTCTGGTTGACAACGGCGCAAATACCCAATTAAAAAGTAACGATGATTTCAGTGCATTAGACCTTGCGTCAACCGAAGCAATTTTAAGATTTCTTAAGCCCTTGAATTGA
- a CDS encoding transcription elongation factor GreA, whose protein sequence is MTNRYENWITAHWRDVLTAQLASLDTSAANELTTRIAAATIVENEDIMGGRVQFGSLVTVFSVDEEEEQSFQIVSRDESLSGRGLLDQSSPLAQALFGAREGDVVDVRLPNGSNCAYEVTHVNVPQ, encoded by the coding sequence ATGACAAACCGCTACGAAAACTGGATTACTGCGCACTGGCGCGATGTATTAACCGCGCAATTGGCATCGCTCGATACCAGCGCCGCGAATGAACTTACAACACGTATAGCCGCTGCAACAATTGTTGAGAACGAAGACATTATGGGAGGCCGTGTGCAATTTGGATCACTGGTTACCGTATTTAGTGTCGACGAAGAGGAAGAACAATCATTCCAAATTGTAAGTCGCGACGAATCGCTCAGCGGTCGTGGCTTGCTTGACCAAAGCAGCCCGCTGGCTCAAGCGCTTTTTGGCGCGCGAGAGGGCGATGTGGTGGACGTGCGATTACCCAACGGCTCCAACTGCGCCTACGAAGTGACGCATGTAAACGTACCGCAATGA
- a CDS encoding diketogulonate reductase-like aldo/keto reductase, whose translation MTLPQFVYGTAWKKEHTTELVLQAWEAGFRAFDTACQPKHYREDLVGEALARLAAVGVTRDQYHLQTKYTPESGQDPTSIPYDPSTPIPQQVQQSLRVSLQNLHTDYLDALILHSPIMPFRSSLAAWRTMEEFVAQGKVKHLGISNCYEMEFFEKLYQNTTIKPAILQNRFYRQTDYDKQLRAFCRESGVLYQSFWTLTANPDLLEHPSLFELARRHRKTPAQLLFRYLTLRGVCPLTGTRDVEHMREDLEVFEFDLGEDELARVDVLL comes from the coding sequence ATGACCTTGCCTCAGTTTGTATACGGTACTGCCTGGAAAAAGGAACACACGACGGAACTGGTGTTGCAAGCCTGGGAGGCCGGATTCCGTGCCTTCGACACCGCTTGCCAACCAAAACACTACCGGGAAGATTTGGTGGGCGAAGCACTTGCAAGGCTCGCAGCCGTGGGTGTTACCCGAGATCAATATCATTTGCAGACCAAGTACACACCGGAATCAGGCCAGGATCCAACTTCGATTCCCTATGATCCGAGCACCCCAATACCGCAGCAAGTTCAGCAATCGTTGCGGGTGTCTTTACAAAATTTGCATACAGATTATCTTGATGCATTGATTCTTCACTCCCCGATTATGCCGTTTAGATCGAGTCTAGCGGCCTGGCGAACTATGGAAGAATTTGTTGCGCAAGGAAAAGTAAAACACCTCGGTATCAGTAATTGCTATGAAATGGAGTTTTTTGAAAAGCTCTACCAAAACACCACGATCAAACCTGCCATACTCCAAAACCGTTTTTACCGTCAAACGGATTACGATAAACAACTGCGAGCTTTCTGCCGCGAGTCGGGTGTTCTCTACCAAAGTTTCTGGACACTAACCGCCAACCCCGACTTGCTCGAGCACCCCAGTCTATTCGAACTTGCCCGCCGCCATAGAAAAACGCCGGCACAGCTATTGTTTCGCTATTTGACATTGCGTGGGGTCTGTCCCTTGACGGGGACACGTGATGTTGAGCATATGCGTGAGGATTTAGAGGTTTTTGAGTTTGACTTGGGGGAAGATGAGTTGGCTCGGGTGGATGTGTTGTTGTAG
- a CDS encoding bacterioferritin, whose protein sequence is MKGDSKVIEYLNKQLTNELTAINQYFLHARMYKNWGLIKLGKHEYEESIEEMHHADWLIERILFLEGLPNLQQLNFMKIGENVLECLKGDYSIETGSRETLVEAIAYCESVKDYNSREIFEKILDDTEEHIDYLETQIGLVDMVGIENYQQSQMEPEE, encoded by the coding sequence ATGAAAGGTGATTCTAAGGTTATAGAATATTTGAACAAACAATTAACCAACGAACTTACAGCAATTAATCAGTATTTCCTGCACGCCCGCATGTATAAAAATTGGGGCTTGATCAAACTCGGTAAACACGAGTATGAGGAGTCTATTGAGGAAATGCACCACGCCGATTGGTTGATAGAGCGAATCCTATTCCTTGAAGGATTACCCAATCTGCAGCAGTTAAATTTTATGAAAATCGGCGAAAACGTGTTGGAATGCCTCAAAGGTGATTACAGCATCGAAACCGGTTCTCGGGAAACGCTGGTAGAAGCTATCGCTTATTGCGAGTCTGTGAAAGATTACAATTCCCGGGAAATATTCGAAAAAATTCTCGACGACACAGAAGAGCATATTGATTATTTGGAAACCCAAATTGGTTTGGTCGATATGGTAGGCATCGAAAATTATCAACAGTCTCAAATGGAACCGGAAGAATAA
- a CDS encoding bacterioferritin-associated ferredoxin: MYVCLCNAVTEKHVAEAIANGARCMKDLRARLGVTKTCGRCAQCASECLRNSVETKDCDTTNYTLAEAS; encoded by the coding sequence ATGTACGTCTGTCTATGTAATGCCGTAACGGAAAAGCATGTCGCTGAAGCGATCGCGAATGGCGCTCGTTGTATGAAAGATTTACGTGCGCGCCTGGGAGTTACCAAAACTTGTGGGCGTTGTGCGCAGTGCGCCAGTGAGTGCTTGAGAAATTCAGTTGAAACAAAAGATTGTGATACAACGAACTACACGCTAGCGGAGGCGTCATGA